GTGGACCCGGCCGTGTTCATCGAGCGGCTGAGCCTGGACCCGCCGGTCGACGACGAGGACGAGGCCGACGCGGTCACCCTGATGACCCTGCACGGCGCCAAGGGCCTGGAGTTCCCGGTGGTGTTCCTGGTGGGGATGGAGGAGGGGTTGCTGCCCCACCGACGGGATCCGGACGCGCCCCGGGCCGAGCTGGACGAGGAGCGCCGGCTGTGCTACGTGGGCATGACCCGGGCCCGGGAGGTGCTCCACCTGTGCCACGCCAAGGCCCGACGGCGGCAGGGGGTGCTGCGGCCGGCCGTGCCGAGCCGGTTCCTGGGAGAGATCCCGGCGAGCCTGACCGAGGGGCGCGAGCCCGAGCGGGACGAGGAGGAGGAGAAGGAGATGGCCAGGAGCTTCTTCTCCGGGATCCGGGGGATGCTGGGATGAGACGGTGGAAGGCCGCCCTGGTGCAGATGGCGTTGGAGGAGGGCGCGGTGGACCGCAATCTCGACCACGCCCTGGACCTGGCCGCCGGGGAGGGCGCCGACCTGGTGGTGTTCCCGGAGCTGTTCACCACGGGTTATGCCCTGGAGCGGGCGGTCGAGCTGGCCCGCCGGGGGCCGGGCACCCTGGAGCGGCTCGGCCGGTGGGCCCGCTCAAGCGGGGTCCGGGTGGCCGGAACCCTGCTCCACCCCTGGGCCGGCGGCGTGGCCAACGCCGCGTTCTTCGTGGAGGCCGACGGCCGGGTGCTCGACCTCTACCCCAAGGTCCACCGGTTCCGGCCCATGGACGAGCACCGATACCTGGAGGCGGGGACCTCGCCCCGGGTGTGGGACACCTCCCTGGGCAGGCTGGCCGTGGCGGTCTGTTACGACCTGAGGTTTCCGGTGTTCTGCCACCGGCTGGCGTTGTCGGGAGCCGTCGCCCTGGTGGTGCCGGCCGAGTGGCCCCGACCCCGCACCCGCCACTGGGAGGTTCTCCTGGAGGCCCGCGCGGTCGAGGGGGCCTGGTGGGTGCTGGGCGCGAACCGGGTGGGCCCGGGCCGGGACGCCCGGTTCGAGGGGGCGAGCCGGGTGCTGGACCCCTGGGGCCGGGTGGTGGCCTGCCTGGGAGACGAGGAGGGCACGGCCGCGGCCGAGGTGGATCCGGCCCTGTCGGCCGGGGCCCGCACCCGCATCCCGGTGTTCGAGGACCGGATCCCCGGCCTGGACGACCCCGCTCCCCTGCCTTGATCCCCCTTCCTGTCGGCGAGCCGCGCCGGCTTCCGCCCGGGTCCGGCTCCCTCCCCTCCACCGACCCACAGGTTCTTCTTGACACGCTGTTTGCGGTCCGTTAGCGTTCTGCCGAACGGCCGTTCGGTTGAGAAAGGGGTGAATATGGCGGAGAGAAGGCGGTTGCGGCCCGATCTTCGGCGGCAGCAGATCCTGGAGGCTGCCGTCCGGATCTTTTACGAACAGGGGTATGAAGCGGCGAGCCTGCGGGACCTGGCCGAGCGGGTGGGGATCAACAAGGCCACCGTGTACCACTATTTCGAGAGCAAGGAGGACATCCTCTACCACATCGTGGACCGGGTGGGGGGGGAGCTGCTTGAGGGCGTGCGCGAGGCGTTCGAGGCAGGAGGACCGCCCCTGGAGATGCTCGAGCGGATGATCCGGTTCCAGATCGGGTACATGGAGCACCACGTCGAGGAGATCAAGGTGCTGGTCGAGGAGAAGAAGAGCCTCCGGCCCGACCTCTACAAACACGTCCGCCGGACCGAGGCCGAGATCCTGCGGCTGTACAAGGAGGTGCTGGAACGGTGCGTGCGGGCCGGCCGGGTGAGGCCCGTGCACATCACCACGGCGGCCTTCGGCATCCTGGGGCAGATCAACTGGTTCTATCACTGGTACCGGCCCGACGGGCCCCTCACCATCGGTCAGCTGGCCGACGAGGTGGTGGGGCAGCTGTTCCACGGGCTGCTGCCCCGGCAGACGGGGTGAGCCCGGGCCGCAAGACGCTGTCGTGCTTGAGGGAGGAGATCGTCCATGAGAGTCGGGATCGTGGGAGCCGGCGTGCTCGGCTCCATCTTCGGAAGCCTGCTGAGCCAGAAGGGGTTCGACGTCACCCTGGTGGAGGTGCTTGAGGAGCGGGTGCGGCTGATCGAGCGGGAGGGGCTGTGGCTCCAGATGCCGGACGGGAGCCGCGTGCACACCCGGGTGGCGATCACCTCGGACCCGGCACGGGTGGGGGTGCAGGACGTGGTCATGGTGTGCGTGAAGGGGTACCACACCGCGTCGGCGATCCGGGGCGCCCTGCCCATGGTCGGGCCTGACACGGTGGTGCTGTCGGTGCAGAACGGCCTGGGCAACCTGGAGACCATCGCCGGGGTGGTGGGGCCCGATCGGGTCGTGGGAGGGATCACCGCCCACTCGGGCATGCCCGTGGGCATGAACGAGGTGCGCTACGTGGGCGGGCTGGGCCCGCTGCTGGTGATCGGACCCTACGACGGCGTGCGCAGGCCCGGGTTCGAGCGGCTCGTCGAGGCCCTGCGGAAGGCCGGGCTCGACGTGCACGACGTGGACGACATCAACCCGGTCATCTGGAAGAAGCTGATCGCCAACGTGGCCACCAACTGCGTGGCCGCCCTGACCGGGCTGCGGGGCGGCGAGGCCGTCAAGCACGAGCCCACGGTGAACCTGATCCGCGCCCTGGCCGGGGAGCTGGCCCAGGTGGCCCGGGCCAAGGGGATCGACTTCCCCGAGCTGGAGAACCCTGGGGAGTTCGCCCTGAAGGCCTTCGCGGGCACCAAGGACAACAAGGTGTCCATGCTCCAGGACGTGGAGGCCGGCCGGCCCACCGAGATCGGTAACCTGAACGAGGTGATCGTGCGGGAGGGGCAGCGGCTCGGGATCCCCACTCCGTACAACCAGGCCGTGACCTGGCTGGTGCGGGGCGTGGAGGAGCGCAACCGCCTGCGGATGGAGCGCATGGAGACCGAGGGGGCGGCCCGGAAGGCGTGAGGTCGTGGAGATCCAGGTCGAGTGTTACGCGGGGTACCGCGGAGAGGAGCGGCCGGTCCGGTTTCGGATCGGCCGCCGTCGCGTGGAGGTCCGGCAGATCCTGGACCGGTGGTGGGGCCCGGACCACCGGTACTTCAAGGTTCGGGGAGAGGACGGGGCGGTGTACATCCTGCGCCTGGACCTGGAGACCGGCGGCTGGGAGCTGACGCTGTACGACCGCCGCGTTGACGGACCCGGAGGCCGGCGGTAGGGTGCCGGCGATGCCGAGTCGCGTTCCAACCGAGAGCCGTCCAGCCGCCCAGCCGGCCGAAGGCCCCAGGCCGACGACCAACGACCAACGACTGACGACCAACGACCGAAGTTACTGGGAAGGGGGTGCCATGGACCCGTGCGCTGAGGCCCGGATTCTCGACAGCCTGGGTTGGGGGGTGCTGGTGGTGGGGCGCTGGAGCCGGGTGATCCTGGCGTTCAACCGGCGCATGGAGGAGATCTCGGGCATCCCCAGGGCCGAGGCGGTGGGCCGGCCCGTGGCCGAGGTGTTCGGCCACCTGCGGGGGCTGGACCTGGAGTCCCTGGATGCCGAGATC
This is a stretch of genomic DNA from Deferrisoma camini S3R1. It encodes these proteins:
- a CDS encoding 3'-5' exonuclease, which encodes VDPAVFIERLSLDPPVDDEDEADAVTLMTLHGAKGLEFPVVFLVGMEEGLLPHRRDPDAPRAELDEERRLCYVGMTRAREVLHLCHAKARRRQGVLRPAVPSRFLGEIPASLTEGREPERDEEEEKEMARSFFSGIRGMLG
- a CDS encoding TetR/AcrR family transcriptional regulator; its protein translation is MAERRRLRPDLRRQQILEAAVRIFYEQGYEAASLRDLAERVGINKATVYHYFESKEDILYHIVDRVGGELLEGVREAFEAGGPPLEMLERMIRFQIGYMEHHVEEIKVLVEEKKSLRPDLYKHVRRTEAEILRLYKEVLERCVRAGRVRPVHITTAAFGILGQINWFYHWYRPDGPLTIGQLADEVVGQLFHGLLPRQTG
- a CDS encoding nitrilase-related carbon-nitrogen hydrolase, whose translation is MRRWKAALVQMALEEGAVDRNLDHALDLAAGEGADLVVFPELFTTGYALERAVELARRGPGTLERLGRWARSSGVRVAGTLLHPWAGGVANAAFFVEADGRVLDLYPKVHRFRPMDEHRYLEAGTSPRVWDTSLGRLAVAVCYDLRFPVFCHRLALSGAVALVVPAEWPRPRTRHWEVLLEARAVEGAWWVLGANRVGPGRDARFEGASRVLDPWGRVVACLGDEEGTAAAEVDPALSAGARTRIPVFEDRIPGLDDPAPLP
- a CDS encoding ketopantoate reductase family protein; protein product: MRVGIVGAGVLGSIFGSLLSQKGFDVTLVEVLEERVRLIEREGLWLQMPDGSRVHTRVAITSDPARVGVQDVVMVCVKGYHTASAIRGALPMVGPDTVVLSVQNGLGNLETIAGVVGPDRVVGGITAHSGMPVGMNEVRYVGGLGPLLVIGPYDGVRRPGFERLVEALRKAGLDVHDVDDINPVIWKKLIANVATNCVAALTGLRGGEAVKHEPTVNLIRALAGELAQVARAKGIDFPELENPGEFALKAFAGTKDNKVSMLQDVEAGRPTEIGNLNEVIVREGQRLGIPTPYNQAVTWLVRGVEERNRLRMERMETEGAARKA